Genomic DNA from Selenomonas sp. oral taxon 126:
CATGAGTCTGAATATACTCCACAAACTGCTCGCCAATGGTACGAATCGGATCCATCATGCTGCCACTGTCCTGGAAGATCATCGCAGCAGTCTTGCCGCTTACGTGACGCCACTCCTCCGCGCTGCACTTTGTCATATCCTTCCCGTCATAGAGGATCTCGCCCGCTGTTACTCTGCCAACATGCGGCAGACAGCCGAGCATCGCCCGAATGACGGTGGTCTTTCCGCTGCCGCTTTCGCCGACAATGGTCAGTACTTCCCCGTCCTTGAGGGTGAAGTCCACACCGTGCACCATTTCTGTGCCTTCGTATGCGATTTTTAGCCCTCGCACCTCAATCAACATTCGGGCTTCTCCTCCTTATTACTTTGCAGGTTTGATCTTGTTTGTGATCCAGTAGTAGTCTGCCGGATGCATAATCGCGCCCGTGATCTTTGTCGAGCTGACAATGTTCGTCTCGGGGTAGCCGAGGAACAATGCAGCTCCATCATTCAGCAGAATCTGCTGCATATCGATCATCAGTTGACGGCGCTTTGCACGGTCAAACTCAACAGCAAGCTGTGCGCAAAGTGCATCATATTCTGGGTTGCTGTATCCTGAGCCGTTCTGCGGGTTGTTGCCGTTCACGTTTGTGCGCCAGTACCAATTGAGATAGATCTCAGGATCGCCTGTATTCGCTGTGGTGATGTTGGAAATCAGAAGATCGTACTCGCCATTGATCCCAATTTTGTCGAGCAAATTGTAATCGACAGACTTTACCTTTACGTCGATACCGACCTTCTTGGCATCTGCCTGTACTGCCTCTGCATAGATCGGCAGCTCTGCACGGCTGTTGTAGATGATAAAGTCCACAGACAGCGGTTTGCCGTCCTTATCACGGATGCCATCGCCATCCGTATCCTTCCAGCCTGCCTCGTCGAGAAGCTGCTTTGCACGGTCGACATTGTATGCATTCGGGTCGGTGAGCTGATCGAAGCCATAGTCGAGAGAGGGCGGAACCGGAGCCTTGCCCGGGATGAACGTTCCCTTCAGGATTACCTCATTGTATGCCTTGCGATCTGTCATTGAGATAAATGCAGCGCGTACCTTCGGATCGCCGAGAATCCCCTTCTGATTAATGCGTGCGAGAACCGTACGCAGCGATGCGATACGATCTACATGGAACTTCGACGTATCATTAAAGAGGCCAAGATCACCTGCAGCGATGTTGACCGCCATATCGACTTCTCCCGACTGGAANNNNNNNNNNNNNNNNNNNNNNNNNTGACCGCCATATCGACTTCTCCCGACGGGAGTGCCATTGCGCGCGTGTTCGGATCGTCGATCGACGGGATCTCGACCGTCTCATAAGGCACTTCGCCACCCCAATAGTTCGGGTTCTTCTTCATGACGGCCTTTTCCTTCACGAAGGACTCGCATACATAGGGCCCCGTGCAGATGGGACCCTGCGTTGCGAAGTTGCGCTCCTTCTCACTCTCAACGTCGACAATGAGAAAAAGCGGATCTGCAAGGTAGCCGAGCATGCTCGGTGCAGGTTTATCCGTTGTAATCTTGAGTATCTGCCCGTCTGCAGTCATATTTGTATACGTGAAGAATGTTGCTGCGCGTGTATTCTTTGCAAACGCACGCTCAAGTGATGCTTTGACCGCCTCTGCCGTAAGTGGGCGCCCGTTCGAGAATTTGACATCGCGAATCTTAAATGTCCACGTCAGCTTGTCATCGCTGATTTCCCAGCTCTCAGCAAGCCACGGCTGGATATTCATTTTCTCATCAAACTGAGTTAGTGTCTCGCCCATGCCGTAGCGCATGACGACCCATCCGAAGGCATTTTCCGTCGGTTCGAGCGAGTCTGCAAAGTTCGTCACACCGACCTTCAGCGTCGTCTTGTCCCCTGCCGACTGACCGCCGCCGCATCCCGTCAGCAGTGCAGCTGCCATGCAGCCGGCCAGCAGTGCGCTGAGCCACTTCTTTTTCTTTCCCATTTGTCTCCTCCTTTAATTTGCCTTGCGCGGGTCCATAATATCCCGCAGACTATCTCCCCATAGATTAAAGATTGCAACCACAGAAGCAATTGCAAGTCCTGGGAAAATCATAAGCCAGGGTGCCGTCTGAATCAGCTGACGTCCCTCATTCAGCATGAGTCCCCATTCCGGTGTCGGCGGCTGTGCGCCAAATCCGAGGAAGGAGAGCCCAGCAAGCTCCATCATGAGTGCGCCGATGTCGAGTGCGGCAGTCACAATGATAATCGGTATAATATTCGGCAGGATATGCCGACGAATCATCGCAATCGGTCGTGTACCATTTGTAATTGCAGCAGCTAGGAAATCCTGCTGCTTAACCTTCAGCGTCATACTGCGTGCAAGACGCGCATACTTTGTCCAGCCTACAATAACAACGGCAAGAACTGCGTTGACTGCACTCCCGCCGAGAACACCCGCAATCGCAATTGCAAGCACAATGCCCGGAAACGCGAGAAAAATATCGGTCAGACGCATGATCACATTATCGACTTTTCCGCCGACATAGGCGGAGATAACGCCGATCAGCGTTCCAAGACCGGACGAGATGATGACAACTGTGAGCGCCATCGTAATCGAGATGCGCGCACCGTAGAGAATACGCGTAAAGATATCGCGCCCGAGCTTATCTGTACCAAAGTAATGCTCAGCGGATGGCGGCAGGAGCGAATTCTGAATCTGCGACTCATACGGATCGTATGACGAGATCAGCGGCGCACAGATGGCGACAAGCACAATCAACAGGATGATGCCTGTATAGATACGAAACAGCAGTTGATCCCGCATCATGCTTTCGCCCCCTTCCTGAGTCTCGGATCAAGATACGCATAGGATATATCAACGATGAGGTTCACAAACATATAGAGCGTTGCAATCCAGAGGACAAAGCCCTGCAGGAGCGGATAGTCGCGCGCTTCGATCGCACGCACTGCAACACGTCCGATGCCCGGCCACGAGAATACGATCTCGATAACGGCGACACCGCCGAGCAGCCAGCCGATGGCAAGGCCGAGCAGTGTGATGAGCGGCAGGAACGCATTCGGCAGAACGTGACGAAGGAGGATGCGTGTCATCGACATGCCGCGCGCCTTGAGCCCTGTGACGTAGTCCTGTCCGAGCTCCTCAAGCACCGCCGTACGTACCTGACGCGTATACTTCGACGACAGCAGGATGGCAAGTGTAAAGGCAGGGAGAATCATACGATCAAGGCTGACCTCGCCGCCTGCAATCGGGAAAAGTCCAAGCTTCAGACCAAATACATAGAGCAGAATAAGTCCCACCCAGAAGCTCGGCATGGAGACACCGAGAAAGGTGAAGAATCGTATGACTTGATCCGGCCACCGATTACGATAGAGTGCTGAGATAACTCCTGCCGGAAGTGAGATGATCAGCATCATCACGATTGCCGTTCCCGCAAGAAAAAGTGTTCCCGGCAGATTCTGCAAGAGTTTATCCTGTACCGGAATTTTTGCCGAGTAGGAACGCCCCATATCTCCGTGTACCACACCGTTCAGCCAACTGAGATACTGTTCGTGGAACGGTCGATCCAGCCCCAACTCGTGGCGTGTCTGTTCAATCGTCTCCTGCGAGACAATCGTATCACCTGTTTCGAGAATTGCATCCACAGGATCGCCCGGCGCAATAAAGGTCAGACTGAACGTCAAGAAACTAACGCCCAGCAGTGTAAAGACCATCTGCACCAAACGCATCAGGATTGCTTTTGCACTCAACTCCCCAACTCCTTTTTATAATGACAAAATAAAAAACGCCTGCCTCTTTTGAGACAGGCATTAGTAGAGCGCAAAACACAGCGATTGTGCAGGTCTCCCCCAAGCGCTGAAAATCGCAGCATTCATCTCCCCATCTCTCGTGAGTCCATCAATGAATCTTATTGCGAGCAGGCTTTCCGGCTCATAGATCGCTGCATTCTTCCGCCTTCCCGGGGTTATCCCAGTGACTTTACAGGCACAGGCTCTGCGCCTGTGGAAGAACACTCCCTATTTACGGCTGCGGGACAGCATGGGCATTCCACCCATTTTCCTCTCATCGCTCAACAGAATGCGTACAAAGTAATACTCATCCGTCGACACTCGCAACGTTATGTATTCGGTTTTCAACATAAGTTCAAACGTAGTATATCCATATTAGATATACTTGTCAAGACACCTATTTCAGATTGTTGTATTTGGATAGTCAGAAAGTCCCTTGTGCTTTATCTTAATTCTTTCTTAACATGGATTCAATGCATGCTTGGAATTTCTTTCATGATATACCTTGCGCAGGAGTATGGCTGCACAGATGGCGCGCATACTCTGATCGAGTGCCAGTGACAGCCATGCTCCCTCTAGTCCCATATGGAACTCATAGAGCAAGATATAGGTGATGATCGGGCGCACAATGGTGATGCTGATAAAGGAGTATGCTGCCACCTGCGTTGTTTTCCCACTGGCGCGCAGAATACCCGCACAGACCATTTGATATGCCTCCGGAAAGCTGACAACG
This window encodes:
- a CDS encoding ABC transporter substrate-binding protein, whose product is FQSGEVDMAVNIAAGDLGLFNDTSKFHVDRIASLRTVLARINQKGILGDPKVRAAFISMTDRKAYNEVILKGTFIPGKAPVPPSLDYGFDQLTDPNAYNVDRAKQLLDEAGWKDTDGDGIRDKDGKPLSVDFIIYNSRAELPIYAEAVQADAKKVGIDVKVKSVDYNLLDKIGINGEYDLLISNITTANTGDPEIYLNWYWRTNVNGNNPQNGSGYSNPEYDALCAQLAVEFDRAKRRQLMIDMQQILLNDGAALFLGYPETNIVSSTKITGAIMHPADYYWITNKIKPAK
- a CDS encoding ABC transporter substrate-binding protein; the encoded protein is MGKKKKWLSALLAGCMAAALLTGCGGGQSAGDKTTLKVGVTNFADSLEPTENAFGWVVMRYGMGETLTQFDEKMNIQPWLAESWEISDDKLTWTFKIRDVKFSNGRPLTAEAVKASLERAFAKNTRAATFFTYTNMTADGQILKITTDKPAPSMLGYLADPLFLIVDVESEKERNFATQGPICTGPYVCESFVKEKAVMKKNPNYWGGEVPYETVEIPSIDDPNTRAMALPSGEVDMAV
- the nikC gene encoding nickel transporter permease yields the protein MMRDQLLFRIYTGIILLIVLVAICAPLISSYDPYESQIQNSLLPPSAEHYFGTDKLGRDIFTRILYGARISITMALTVVIISSGLGTLIGVISAYVGGKVDNVIMRLTDIFLAFPGIVLAIAIAGVLGGSAVNAVLAVVIVGWTKYARLARSMTLKVKQQDFLAAAITNGTRPIAMIRRHILPNIIPIIIVTAALDIGALMMELAGLSFLGFGAQPPTPEWGLMLNEGRQLIQTAPWLMIFPGLAIASVVAIFNLWGDSLRDIMDPRKAN
- the nikB gene encoding nickel ABC transporter permease — encoded protein: MSAKAILMRLVQMVFTLLGVSFLTFSLTFIAPGDPVDAILETGDTIVSQETIEQTRHELGLDRPFHEQYLSWLNGVVHGDMGRSYSAKIPVQDKLLQNLPGTLFLAGTAIVMMLIISLPAGVISALYRNRWPDQVIRFFTFLGVSMPSFWVGLILLYVFGLKLGLFPIAGGEVSLDRMILPAFTLAILLSSKYTRQVRTAVLEELGQDYVTGLKARGMSMTRILLRHVLPNAFLPLITLLGLAIGWLLGGVAVIEIVFSWPGIGRVAVRAIEARDYPLLQGFVLWIATLYMFVNLIVDISYAYLDPRLRKGAKA